Below is a window of Quercus robur chromosome 6, dhQueRobu3.1, whole genome shotgun sequence DNA.
aggaggcccaaaTCAGGTTGTAAGGGTAACCAAACGAAAGGAAGAGTAGATATCACGTAAGGTGAGTTCAGTAtttgtccgaggacaaaatccttctcggcaatataAGTCCGAGGACGACCTGAACGCCACCTTGTTATAAACATACTTCGGAGCTACGTTACTACTAAAAGTGGGATATGGggccaagggtaagaaagaaaagggaaacaaatatctatgacagcagctgcctccgcattaattgcctctcaaccaactctctggccgcattaatgtggaggcgatgcctgaacagtgatggagcagccttacagctattggttggaggttccagaaggtgttagatgggaTAGAAAGAAATctcccgaacccaacctacacgtatGTGGTGAAGATGATATCAAGAGgacagtatataacatgaaagaaggCATTGAGGGAAGGGGATCGGAACATCAAAAAACAGAGAATACTCAGAAGAAAACTTTATGAACCAAAGAACTGAACTTgtttcaagaaaaaattgatCGTTATATCTGTGCTAATCTATCTATAAACGTGaggtttaattgtttttcttttagagttaacctagttctcggacatccacgctctacaaattttattgtttgggccttcaaCGTACGAACTCAATACCAGTTTGGGATcattacaaatcgagtccttacaggTATTTTCAAGCATTTTACAATGGAGATGTCCATAATCCGATTTCCCTTCCTCCACTTaccacacatatatatatatatatatatagtttttagcAACTGGATTTACTTCCTATCAGTAGTAACGACAAGCCTTAGATTCtaccatttcatttttttcctttatctatTCAATGACCAGCATTTTTAACTGTTGCGGACAATGAATACCCAATGACCAGCATTGACGTGTTCATTTAAATTGGTAGATGGCCGGTTTAAAAATTACCACTGACACAAGGAGAACTGAACAATGAGACAATATCAAAGCAACGTTCAAGGACTCGCAATTTATTATctgaaacaataaaataatggatactttaattatttttcaccAAAACTCTATTGAACATTGTCATCCTTAAACAAAGCCAATTATCCTTTATCCTCGACAATATTGCACAATCTCAAAACCCGAATCTCAACCGTCAAACAGAATaaggaaagtaaaataaaaaaaagaagaaaaagaataagataaagaaaatcaagaattaGCTGTCTGTAATGAATCTATGACTGTGAACCTGTGCTTTGCCTTTTTAGGATAATATTACTATTCCCATATATCAAAGTTGGAAAACTATAAGAGGGAAATAAAAGGAAAGCATGAAAATGGTATAAACAGCCCAAATGAGTGGCGATCAACGCGGTAGGCTAGTAACGTAAATTAGTCAAAAGAGATGTGCCAAAttcttttcttaaaagaaaagtaaaaaaaaaggagaaggagaagaaaaaaacacagaaaGGTGGCGATTTCCTAGGTCCTCACGAacctagttttattttttattttttttcctagaacAGACAACACCATATCctatttagtttttagtttttacatctctttcaaaaatttgaaatgttttAAACGGAAGGAAGATTCATAAATTTGGTAGCAGCCTATAGATAGACATATCATATGAGTCCCACTCAGCCTTGACACAACCTTTCTATATTGTACCCGGGTACCCTTTCACAGGGGCAGCCCCcgtgaacaatttttttataataattttgcGTATTTATTGATCAGTTCCGTTAGATGTGTATAGCAAcgtatatttatttatcaaaagtataaatatatacacacaaatatagagagataaaaattaaaagggtagaaaattaaattgagagagagagagagacaaaaacGGGTACTTTAGTAAGAGCCACGGACGCTTTCCTTTCTTATTCAATGCTTTACCGAACTCACCACCCCTTTTTCTTCCAATTCCACACCTTTACTTCTTCCAACCCACCCTCTTCTGCAcccaccactaccaccatcaCTACGTCTCTCCCTTCTCTTCCTTTTCAAACTTATCGTTCTGTTCAGGTAACACCTTTTTGGGCTGTGAAAAACATGGaacaaattttgggttttttttttttttacgaagtTTTTCTGTcttttaaaatttgggttttgtttgtttttgtagtGCAAAACGGAAATGGAATGCGTGGAAGCGGCTTTGAAAACCAGTTTTAGGAAAGAAATGGCCTTGAAACCAACCCCACAGGCGGCTTCTGAAGAGTTGTGGGCAGTGAAGGAGCAAAATGGCTTGGCTTGTGACGATTTTTTTGTAGATGAACTCCTTGACTTGTCTAACGAAGATGGGTttgtgaaagaagaagaagaggtaaAAGATAAAAGCTTTGTCTCTGACCACGAAAATTCCAACACCAAAACCACTACTTTCACTGCCAGCAAAGACGAGTTTGGCTCCGTACCCACAAGCGAACTCGGCGTTCcggtactattttttttttctctcttaaaaaaaagcGGTTTCTTTTAAGGTTTAGGTCGGTAGTTATTGACCAAAGTCaccgtcttttttttttttttataacaggCGGATGAATTAGCGGACTTAGAATGGCTATCCCATTTTGTTGAGGATTCTTTCTCGGAATTCTCTGAGCCTTATCCGACCGTTATTTTAACCGACAAGCCCAAAGTGCCTGAGCCAGAACCTGAACCTGAACCGGAAAAGCCGTGTTTCAAGACTCCGGTTCCGGCCAAGGCTAGAAGCAAACGCACTCGAACCGGCGGTCGAGTTTGGTCTCTTGGGTCCCCTTCGCTTACAGAGTCTTCTTCGAGTTCAACAACCACCTCTTCGTCCTCATCTTCGTCTCCTTCAAGCCCTTGGTTCATCTACGTTAATCCAGGGCAGAACCTCGAGCCGGTTTACGCTGAAGCACAACCGCCGGTgaagaagcagaagaaaaaACCCAAGGAAACTGTGGGTGGAACCCAGACTCCGAGGCGGTGCAGCCATTGCGGTGTGCAGAAGACACCACAGTGGAG
It encodes the following:
- the LOC126733154 gene encoding GATA transcription factor 5-like; its protein translation is MLYRTHHPFFFQFHTFTSSNPPSSAPTTTTITTSLPSLPFQTYRSVQCKTEMECVEAALKTSFRKEMALKPTPQAASEELWAVKEQNGLACDDFFVDELLDLSNEDGFVKEEEEVKDKSFVSDHENSNTKTTTFTASKDEFGSVPTSELGVPADELADLEWLSHFVEDSFSEFSEPYPTVILTDKPKVPEPEPEPEPEKPCFKTPVPAKARSKRTRTGGRVWSLGSPSLTESSSSSTTTSSSSSSSPSSPWFIYVNPGQNLEPVYAEAQPPVKKQKKKPKETVGGTQTPRRCSHCGVQKTPQWRTGPLGAKTLCNACGVRFKSGRLLPEYRPACSPTFSNELHSNHHRKVLEMRRKKEVPDVTTQSSLAPAVVPSF